The sequence below is a genomic window from Flagellimonas marinaquae.
GCACCAAGATTTTTGCACAAAGCTGGTATTGTTGCATTGGACTTGGGGGACAAAAGCAAAGCTTTGGAATATTTTGAGCGCATTAAAGAAGAATACCCGAACTCTCAAGAAGCCAATAACGTGGATGCCCTGATTGGATTGGCACAAAACTAAACCATGGCCACAGAGAACAAAAACTTGTCCGTTTACGATAAAAATAAAATCCCAAACGCGAAAGAACTTCGGTTTGGGATTGTTGTTTCTGAATGGAACGATGAAATTACCGAAGCCCTGTACAAAGGGGCGGAAGAGGCTCTTTTGGATTGCGGTGCGCTTTCGGAAAATGTTATCCGTTGGAACGTACCCGGAAGTTTTGAGCTCACGTTCGGGTGCAAAAAAATGATCCAAACGGAAAAAGTGGATGCTATAGTTGCCATAGGTAGTGTTATCCGGGGAGAAACCAGTCATTTCGACTTTGTTTGCAGTGCTACCGCCCAAGGGATCAAAGACTTGAACGTAACCTACGATGTTCCTGTGATTTTCTGCGTATTGACGGACGATAACATAGAGCAGTCCAGAGCTCGAAGTGGAGGAAAGCATGGGAACAAAGGGACCGAAGCTGCCATTGCCGCTATTCAGATGTCTGTTTTGGGCAAATAAATTCGCGCCGCTAGCACACTAATAACCTAAACATACAGGGTCTGTTAACATTTTTTGGGACTTACCGTCTACCCTTTTTTTCTAATTTGAGTACCTTTGAGATTACAGCGACAAGGATACCATGCGAAACCCTTTAAAACTTAGAAAAAACAAAAGCTTCGATTATACCCCTAGATATTACAAAGGGGAGGGGAATCCTTTTAAAATTGAGCACAGGTTGGATAAATTCCGGACTACGGCGCATTCCAACAAGGGTCTCAAGAATAAGTTTACCTCCGCAATGGACGATTTACAGAACGAAGGCGATAAGAATTTAAAGCTTCGATTTTGGGTCATTGTGGCCGTATTGGTGTTAGTGTTCCTGTTTATTATCGATTTTGACCTATCAATATTCCTAAACCCATAATGGCGGACATCATTAAACTTTTACCGGACCATGTTGCTAACCAAATAGCCGCAGGGGAGGTGGTTCAACGACCTGCCTCTGTTGTAAAGGAGCTTATGGAAAATGCCATTGATGCAGGGGCGACCGCGATAAAATTGATTATTAAGGACGGTGGTAAAACACTTATTCAAGTAGTGGATAATGGCGTGGGAATGACCGAAACCGACGCTCGATTGTCCTTTGAGCGGCATGCAACTTCCAAAATATCCTCGGCCCAGGACTTGTTCAATTTGCAGACCAAAGGGTTTCGGGGCGAAGCCTTGGCATCCATAGCGGCAATTGCACATGTGGATATGCAAACAAGGACCAATGTCAACGAAATCGGGACACAAATAAAAATTGAAGGCAGTAAAATAGTGTCCCAAGATGTGGTCGCAACGCCAAAGGGAACCTCTATTTCCGTTAAAAACCTGTTTTTTAATATTCCCGCCAGGCGTAATTTTTTAAAATCCAACCAGGTAGAACTTCGGCATATAACGGATGAATTCCAACGTGTGGCCATGGTTCATCCCAATATCGAGTTCCATTTTTATAATAATGGTTCGGAAATCTTTAATCTTCCCATTACAAAGCCCCGACAACGTATAGTACATATTTTTGGCAGTAAAATGGAAAATCGATTAGTGCCAGTAAACGAGGAGACCGAAGTGGTTAAAGTTTCCGGCTTTATCTGTAAGCCCGAATTTGCCAAAAAAAGTAGGGGGGAACAGTTCTTTTTTGCCAACAACCGATTTATTAAGAGCCCTTATTTGCACCATGCCGTAGTGGCAGCTTTCGAAGGTTTGATCAAATCCGACACTTATCCCGGCTACTTTTTGTATTTGGATGTTGATCCATCTTCTATCGACATCAACATACACCCCACTAAAACAGAGGTAAAGTTTGATGATGAGAATACGCTGTATGCCATTTTACGGTCTACCATTAAGCATAGCTTAGGGCAATTTAATGTGGCACCAGTTTTGGATTTTGATCACGACCCAAACTTGGATACCCCTTATTCCTACAAAGAAAAGGGCGCTATAATCCCAAAAGTAACCGTGGATGCCGCATTTAATCCTTTTGAAGAAACTGCGACACAAAGAAGTAATGGGGGCGGAAGTTTTCGAAAACAGAGTGCCAAAGGTTGGGAAGACCTCTACGAAGGGCTTGGTCATCAGAGCGATCAAAATACCTTTAGCAGCATTGTGATCGAATCCGAAAGTGAAGAACAGGGAACCTTATATTCCAGTGAAGAGGTTGAGGAGCATTTGGCCAGCACCTTTCAATTGAGAAGGAAATATGTAGTGAGCACGGTGAAATCGGGAATGC
It includes:
- the ribH gene encoding 6,7-dimethyl-8-ribityllumazine synthase, whose amino-acid sequence is MATENKNLSVYDKNKIPNAKELRFGIVVSEWNDEITEALYKGAEEALLDCGALSENVIRWNVPGSFELTFGCKKMIQTEKVDAIVAIGSVIRGETSHFDFVCSATAQGIKDLNVTYDVPVIFCVLTDDNIEQSRARSGGKHGNKGTEAAIAAIQMSVLGK
- a CDS encoding riboflavin synthase subunit beta, coding for MRNPLKLRKNKSFDYTPRYYKGEGNPFKIEHRLDKFRTTAHSNKGLKNKFTSAMDDLQNEGDKNLKLRFWVIVAVLVLVFLFIIDFDLSIFLNP
- the mutL gene encoding DNA mismatch repair endonuclease MutL, with the translated sequence MADIIKLLPDHVANQIAAGEVVQRPASVVKELMENAIDAGATAIKLIIKDGGKTLIQVVDNGVGMTETDARLSFERHATSKISSAQDLFNLQTKGFRGEALASIAAIAHVDMQTRTNVNEIGTQIKIEGSKIVSQDVVATPKGTSISVKNLFFNIPARRNFLKSNQVELRHITDEFQRVAMVHPNIEFHFYNNGSEIFNLPITKPRQRIVHIFGSKMENRLVPVNEETEVVKVSGFICKPEFAKKSRGEQFFFANNRFIKSPYLHHAVVAAFEGLIKSDTYPGYFLYLDVDPSSIDINIHPTKTEVKFDDENTLYAILRSTIKHSLGQFNVAPVLDFDHDPNLDTPYSYKEKGAIIPKVTVDAAFNPFEETATQRSNGGGSFRKQSAKGWEDLYEGLGHQSDQNTFSSIVIESESEEQGTLYSSEEVEEHLASTFQLRRKYVVSTVKSGMLVIHQNRAHERVLFEKFLGEITVKEGVSQQLLFPLKLTFNQQELTVLKEIHESLTNIGFAFQSLDEETVKVTGVPMMVPESGIGTVLDRLIADYTEGFADGSISQAEMLAKALSRNLAVKTGNVLDQESQLMLVNNLFACKEPTLSPFQKITYTIISEGDIDKKFN